The DNA region ATTCCTATTCTAcagttggttatttatttttataactctgTAAGGGGGCAAGTATATATTGTCCCCATTTTCCCAAGTGAGCAAATAGTCACAAGAGTTGAGTGTCTCAAGGTCAGGTACCTTTGCAAGCACAGGATTTGAAGCCAGGACTCCTTAAATTGAATGCAGTATGTGATACAACAAACTTTCTCAagaattctaggggctggggaagtggctcaagcggtagcgcgctcgcctggcatgcgtgcggcccgggttcgatcctcagcaccacatacaaacaaagatgttgtgtccactgagaactaaaaaataaatattaaaattctctctctctctctcctctctcactctctctttaaaaaaaaaaaaaaaaagaattctatttaacatgattttaactttttgttcTTACTcttaaattatgttattttttcatgttgttttctgAAGCAATAACCATGCCTTTTATTTCTATCTTGTTTTAAGCACACCAGGGGGCAGGTGGATAATGActgctaaaaacaaaaactaccaCTAATATAGATTATTTACACAGAATGCAGAAATAACTCAGGTTAAAAggactttttccattttttcatgagaCACATGCAGCCTACCTGtaccaaatgttaaaatatttaaatactatgGGAAAATAACCTCTTCAGAGCATCTTAAGAAGCATCTCTCAGCGCTATCCCTTGAATCCACAGCTCTCCTAAATGGTGTCAATAGTTGGCTTTCAGCAACATCCAGTACTGGTGGTGGAATTTGAGGTTCCTCTGCATGATGCAAGCTGGCTACAAAATAAGGCTAAGAAAAGAAAGCggcaaaaaaaccaaaaaacaaaaacaaaaaaacccacacaaaacACAAAAGGTAATTTTAGAAAGCAAGGGCAGGGCAGGACAGCTCTTCAACCTTAAGGGTcgagcttccacactggaaaTAGAGAGGGCTAGAGCCTGTGTTTGCTTTATCACATGGGGGAAACTTCAAAGgttttccatagaatgttcttcgccaaataaggtaggaggtgggctaTCCAATTTCCAATGGGTTATGCCCAACTCCAGAGCTAGGAGATCAGTCTCCCTagccatgtgaagacagaggccAGTGCATTGCACAATCCATTGAGTGGAAGAAGCCACAAAACAGATTGCAATGTCAAATCTAAATCTCCTTGGCTCAAGGCCGATTGAAGATGCTCAAATAGCTCAAGGGTGGTTTCCCACAGTTGGCACAGCACAGGATCCTGTTCTAATGCCATAATCAGCTACTGTCTCAACTGGTCAGTGCCCGTGTTTCATTAGTtgatagatatttttaataatcttccTACTTTCAGAAGATACTGAGATGAAGTCAGGCCATTTTTTACTCTCTAGGCTAAACATTTGTAGTATCAAGATCCATGTTTATGTAACACCACTGGCCTGTTGTCTATTAATATGATTACAGAAGGGTATAGTAAAAACCTCaggttaaaaatttatttacatttctgggctggggatgtggctcaagtggtagtgcgctcgcctggcatgcgtggggcactgggttcgatcctcagcaccacataaaaataaaataaagatgttttgtccaccgaaaactaaaaaattaaaatattaaaaaattctctctttaaaataaatttatttacatttctatgtGAATATTTAATTAGGTGCATCCTTTCCAATAAAACAGTTACCTGAAGAAAAGATGACTCTTCAGGAAAAGGGTCAGAGGTGGAGAAATGGATCTAGAGCATGGAGAAGTACCTGGGGAAGTCAATCTCAAGAACCCTAGAGTGGGGtgctaaaagaaaaagtagatttAGGAAGTTCACTTTTAATTCCTTTGATCTATGATGAAActtatacttaaaaaatatttattttttaattatacctttatttcacttatttatttttatgtggtgctgaggatcaaacccagggtcctgcacttgccaggcaagcgctctaccactaagccacaaccccagccctgaaacttATACTCGTAATATTCCTCTGAAGCTCTTTAATCAGATATGAAGGACTGAGTAATAAAATCCAAATAGATCAACTtaccaaatcaataaatagacTAACTGCCAAAATTTGGGAGTGAAGTTgcttaaatctttttaaaatttttgttttcaataaaacttattaaaattatatgaagtAGAATGAATTCTCTGAAAGGAAATGACAATATCACTATATTTATAGAAGAGGAAGCAGCAAAAGTATGCAtctagaaatgaataaaatactgtAAAATCAACCCAAGTCAAATACCAAAACAGTTAAAACGTAGCATTATCTTCAAAGGATTATAAACTTTTGTATAACATGCAAATTTTTTCCCTGCTAGGTTTTAAGTTAGCAAAAAGCTTTAAAAGTTTGTATAAAATGATGTGTGCCCTAATCCCATCCACCAAAAAGATCAAGACACTGAACTGAGAAGgagtttttcctcattttacagcTTATTCTTgatttccctcttaaaaaaaatatcaaggggctggagttgtagctcagaggtagagcatttgcctcgtacatgtgaggcactgtgtctgattcccagcaccacatataaataagcaaataaataaaggtctatcaacaactaaaaaaaatgggggaaattcaaaggttttccatagaatgttcttcgccaaataaggtaggaggtgggctaTCCAATTTCCAATGGGTTATGCCCAACTCCAGAGCTAGGAGATCAGTCTCCCTAGCTAACTCAAACTTGTAGAGTAAGCAATCACAAAGTACCCTAGGCACataacaaacaacaaaagaaatatacagTTGTTTTACCTTTCAACTGATGTTATGTACAGTACATTATAAGTACAGCTGTGCATTAATGAACTGATAAACTACCCTCTGTAGAATCTCAGAAATAAGTATATCTGAGCATATGGAAATTCCTTTATCTTACAAAGTAAAAGCAAGCATTtctattttgaagtttttatttatgtgttaaaGACAGAATTTCTGGAGGTCAAACAAGGAAAATACATCAACTCAGAGCACTATTAagtaatgaaacaaaaaagaatctGAGGTAGAAGGCAAGGAATATAACCCAGAATGTTTTTAGGGGAGTATTTATTCCCAGCAACAATAACATCTATCCAGgaagatctatttttttaatcttaaattccaaaaaaataataatccatttTCTAAATGAATCGAAACTATGACCAAGAAAAGACACACAAACTTTTGTCATGTTAACAAAGTAAATGGTTTTTCTAAAATTCACTGACATTTCTATCAATAGTAACCATACGGAGGCCGTGGGTTGTAACCATATTGTCCATATTGGGGTGGATAGTAAGGTTCTTGTCTGTGTTGTGGGGGATAATTGTTACCCCAGGATCGTCCATGCCACTGATTTGATCGATTGTCACTTGGCCATCCCCGTCTGCTCTCCCTACCTCTAAACTGTCTGTTATCTTGCAGcctacaacaaaacaaaaaggttaAAACTTCCTTattaaaacaatcaaacaaaaaaaaaaaaaagaagaagaaatctatCCCAGTGCATATAAATTCTCAGTAGCaaataaagtataaaacatttttctctacAGAACATATAGCACAAATTAGTCAATACTTGCCTAAGATTTAAGTCATTCTTCCAGCATCATATTGGACACACTTCACAGAGAAATAGGCAAATAAATATAAACCCAAACCAAATATGGCAGTTCTGGATCAAACTGAAATCTGTTCATTgtataaaatcagcatagtaaTTTATGCCATTGATTATTTTTGAACTATTAAATAGAGGTAATTTCCAACTTCTTTctagaataaaatcaaataatacttttttaatGGGATCAAGTACAAAGataaattgtttgttttttggtactggggattgaacccagggtcactcaaacactgagccacatccccagcctgattttgtatttttatttagagacagggtctcactgagttacttagtgcctcactgttgctaaggctggcttggatcctcctgcctaagcttcctgagccactgggattacaggccacggTACCCAGCTAAGCACAAAGAtagttttaaaagtacatttacaaagaaaatatcagtCTACAAGAAACACTTACTAGGTAGTACATATAACCATGGTGAAAACACTGATTGCTGCCTTCATTGGCTTTATCAAACAGACTAAAGCTAACCTCTTCCAAATCAACATCTGCATTTGTTCTCAAGAAATACATACCTATTGCCTCTATTTCTTTGGTTTCCACCAGATCTGCTATTCCATTCCTCAATAATTGGAGGCATTTCAGGAGGACGTTTCAAGTATTCCTGGTACTCTTTATCATCTTCTGTGAATCTATTTGCAAACATCTCTTCAAAATTTGGAACAGCTTCAGAAGTGTCAGCCATCCTGAAATTCTATAAAGATTTAAGATGTTtatgtaagaattaaaaaaaaaatcaacactatCTTATAATAgtgaaatgataatgaaaatgaaaaaagtcaaGAATGAAAAATTTTTGGCAGGTTATTCATAGAAGTACCTGTATTCTTTTAAACTTAACACAGATTTGAGACATTCAGTTCAACATTTCTTGACTACTACAATCCAGGCACTGTACTTGACTAGGAGCCCACCATGCAAAGATAAAGAATGCATCATCGCCTCTACCCCCCAGAACCTCCCAGTCTAGTAGAAGAAACAGCAGTGGTATAAATATAAAGAGATGAACAGATGTTAAGAAACGAGGCTggaagggctgaggttgtagctcagtggtaaaatgcttgccttgcacacgtgaggcactgggttcaatcttcagcatcacatagaaataaataaataaaataaagatactgtgcccatctacatcttaatttttttttaaaaaagaaataagctggAGAGAAAAGCAGGGGGCAAATGATGAAAAACTTTGTATTCAGTGCAGGTTTGCATTTTTTCTGATCAGCAAAGGTAGGCTTAAGATGGGAAGTCTCAAGATCCAATTTACTATTTAGAAGGATCACTTTTCTAAAATTGTAGAGAATAGATTTGTGAAATTAGACAACAGGCAGATTATTACAGTAATGTAGGTAATATGCTGAAGGGTTAATCTGAGCTAGGGACTTTGAGGGTTACTCTGAGGCAGGGATTTTGAGAACAGTTTCAAAAGAATTTTAGGAGGAATGAACATTGATGAGATGTGGGAGAAGAGAGGggaaataaaacataattgaGGCTTCTCACCAAATGACTTAACAGATTCTGGTGCCAAAGGTACTACAGGAAGAGGGATGAATAAGGATATTCACTGAGTTTGAAGTCAGCTGTGGTACATATGTCCAAAATGAGAGTCAATTCACAGGTAACGGAGAGTAAGAGATGAGTACGGGAGATATGTTAATGTTACAAGAATAAGTGAGATTATTTTTCTCCCGcatttttattgatgaattatagtgggatttgttgttacctatttgtacatgcatacaacGTAACAATATAAATTGGCCAACATTATTCCCCAGCATGCCCCGCCTGCTTTCCAACtttctactgatctccttttggttttcatgagatcccttcatctccacttgttttctttttttctctctagcttccacatgagagaaaacatacaaccttggaccttctgagtttgacttatttcacttaacaaaatgatCTCAGTTCTacccattttcctacaaatgaagtaatttcattttaaagggCTGAATGacgccattgtgtatatataccacagtttctctatccattcatgcACTTATGAACACATAGGctgtttccatagtttggctattgtgaactgtgctactATAAAAATGGGTATGCATGACTTACTATAGTATGATtactttaggataaataccaaggagtggttaTTTGGTGGTTCTgtgcctagtcttttgaagaacttccatactgatttccataatacTTGAactaatttacagtcctaccaacagtgtaaaagtattcctttttctccacatcctctaccttatttattattatttgcattcttgatgattgccatcctgactggtgtgagatgaaatctcagtatagttttaatttgcatttccctaattgctaatgatgttgaacattttttcgtgtatttgttagccatttgtatttcattttttgagaagTGTGTTTAACTCCTTTGCCCATCTATTgataggattattattattttttggtgttaagttttttgagtcctttatacATTCTAGATAGTAATCCTGTCAGAGagagctagcaaagattttctcctattctgtaggtccTCTCtttacattcctaattgttttctttgctgtgtaaaagctttttaattttgggaacaaatttttacccctcaaacatcagatagagctctaatctctagagtatacaaagaactcaaaaagttaaacaacaaaaaagcaaataacgcgatcaacaaatgggccaaggacttgaacagaaacttctcagaaaaggatatagaatcaatcaacaaatacatgaaaaaatgctcaccatctctagcaatcagagaaatgcaaattaaaactactctaagataccatctcaccccaaaaagaaaggcagccattatgaagtcaaacaacaagtgctgtcgaggatgcagggtgggggggagggaaggtacactcatacattgctggtgggactgcaaattggtgcagccaatttggaaattagtatggagattccttggaaagctgggaatggaaccaccatttgacccagctattccccttcttggactatacccaaaagacctaaaaagagcatactacagggacacagccacatcaatgtttatagcagcacaattcataatagctagaatgtggaaccaacctatatgcccttcaatagacgaatggattaaaaaatgtggcatttatacacaatggaatattactcagtactaaaaaaataacaagatcatggcatttgcaggcaaatggatggcattagagcagattatgctaagtgaagttagccaatccctaaaaaacaaatgccaaatgtcttctctgagataaggggggtgactcaaatgggatagggaagaagagcatgagaagacgactaccactaaatagggaagagaggtgggaggaaaaaagagggagaaggggagttgcacataAGATGGAAGGaaaacctcattgttatacagattACACacatgatgttgtaatgagaaaaagaaaaaaagtgtgtcaaattagattggatagagagtaaggatgggagaggaggggaggagtaaggaggataggaagggcagcagaatagaattgacaatatgattgatgtatgtacattccatgtatgtattatgtgtcaaaattcattctgctgccatgtatgactaaaaaaaaaagaattttaaaaaagcctttttaatttgatttcaccCCAtgtattaactcttggcattatttcctgaactttgGGGGTCCTGTTGAGAAGTTAATGCCTGTGCCTATTTGCTGGAGTGTGACATTTTCTACTACATTTTTTACTAGTTATTGCAGTTTCTGGTTTAATGGCTAtatctttcatccattttgagttgattttttgtgcaGTTTGAGGTAAGGtactagtctcattcttctacataaggataaccagttttcccagtaccatttgtttaaaaggctgtcttttcctcaatatgtttttggcgcctttgtgtGAATTTGTCTATATTCTATTTTGCACCACTGGTCTGTGTTAATGCCAGGACCATGCAGGTTGTTAGCTACATAGCTTAATTTGAAGACAGACACTGTGATGCCTCTAGCactgcttttttggcttagaattgcttgggctattcttggtcttttattcttccaaatgaattttaggactgtttttgctagttctgtgaagaatgtcattagtattttgatggggattgcactgaatctgtgtATTGCTTTTGGTGATAGGGTCATTctagtaattttaattttgcctatccatgaagatcatgggaagtctttccattttccaaagtcttcttcaatgttctatagttttcattgtagaggtctttcacttccttggttagatttattcctaggtattttctttctcttttttaggctattatgaatggaattgttttcttgattgttttctcagcagattcattgttaTAATAGGAATGCTATTGATTCTTGTATGTCAATTTTATAACCTAATACTTTGCcaaatttttaagaacttttagttgtagatagacacaattttattttatttattcatttttatgtggtggtgaggactGAACCCacccctcacacatgctaggcaagcactccaccacagagctacatccttcACCTTACTTTGCCAAATTTATTAGTCCTAATAGTCTTTcaatggaggttttttttttttttttttttttaaatcttccagaTATACGATCATTGATGAGATTCTTTAGGGAAAATGTAGACTGTGTTAAGGAGAACCCTGGAGAACATGAACATTTAAAGAACAAAGTTAAAGAAGGGATAAGagaacacacagagagagaggcCAACCAGAAGAGATTATcacacaaagaaaagaataaagaatggtCAAAAGTGGCCAGGTAATACAGtgatagaaaaaacaaaaataattaattaaatctgGCCATAAGTAGCTGATTATTttagagtagctgggattgatGCAGGACTGCAATTGATAGAGAATTACACAATTGCAAGGTAAGGAACTAGAGATCTACAGAATGTAGACAAAGCTTAAGAAGACTaggtaaaaaaaagaagaaaaaaagacaaactcaAAGTGGTGATACATGCACAACTGTAGTCCCAATTATTGGGGAAGGTGAGACAGGTGTATCCTTTAAGTCCAGGAGTTTGGAGCCAGCCTAGACAACTTTGTGAGAGCctgtctttaagaaaaaaaaaaaaggccagtaGCTAAAGGGTTAATGAGATTCCCTCCCCCCTTTTTGTACTCAGAACtgaacttgaactcaggggcacttaaccactgagtcacaaccccagccctattttgtactttatttagagacagggtctaagtgaGTTGCCTACTgtctcacttttactgaggctggttttgaacacatgaacctcctgtctcagtctcccaaacttctgggattataggcatgaaccccTGCACCCAGGTTATCTCTTTTATGTTACCCAGGATAAAATACCTATAATTGtttataagagaaagaaaaagagccaataaaaaaaggggaaatatataaaatgtaagagagattgggggggggggttccgtGCAAGGAGAAAAGCATTTAGATGCACAGCTATTAAAATTTAGGATAACTACTTTTTAAAGGTATCCATTGTATTCTTATTCCAGATCCTGTGAcaaatgacacaataaagatACTgcctggggctagggttgtggctcaatggtagagggctttcctagcatgtgtgaggcaatgggttcaaaataaaggtattctgtccatctgcaactaaaaaaaaaaaaaagtaaaaaaaaataaagatattgcctAATGGTTATAAAAACTGAAATCTATATCAGCTAACTTTTCTAGGCCAATTATGAATTAATTTAACAGGTGGTATTTCTTCACCCATATTCTCAGTCTCTAAATATAGGCAAATATTTTGGCTTAGCCTACAGAAGGTCTAATCCTTGATAAAACAAGGTAAAAGCTCACTTTCTTTAGTCTTCTTTGACCAAGTACTTGTTAGCATTTCCATCCCCTACCTTTTCTAATCCAAACTTCATGTTTCTGCTCTTTGCTTCAAGACTCCTAAAATCTGCCAGATGAGGTAGAACCATGCTATAATCCTAGTACTTGGcaagcagaggctggaggatcattTGATCCAGGAGTTCAAACCAGCCGAGGCAACATATGGAGaatccatctcaaaaaaaaaaaaaaaaaagacttataaaacaaattttatgatTTGAGGTATTAACAGCATACTAAAACTTTAAAACCAGaccttttccctctttcttcttgTATTAACTCAACTTCTAGACAAAGTTTTTGACAAGGAAATGTTTTATTGGAAAACAGCTTCTTCATTAGTTTGTGTTTTCGCCAGGCCCCCCATTTATAGCTGGttatggtggtgcaggcctgtaatcccagcaactctggaggctgagacaggacaatcacaagtgtgaggccagcctcagcaatttagtgagatattgtctcaaaataaaaaataaaaatggctggggatatggttcaatgGATaaatgcacctgggttcaatacctggccATGTGGTTGGGGGGGGGATCCATATTTAATAATGCTACCCTCATCCTGACAAAATTAAACCAGAATTATTGTTTGGTTACAAGAAACAAAATCTAGATGTCCTACCTTTCAGGCTATTGTTCATAGAGAGTATGCCTTATCAAATATACTTTCAATGCATCCCGGATTGGCAAACTAAGGTCAAATACCCAAAtccaagaaaagaattttaaaacaaattcataGGAACCACAGAAATCACTATATAAAGATGACTTATACCTAATCCATATAGGCAATAAAATGGTAAGGCAAGGAAAATGTGCTACTCTATTTTTGTGTTCTCTCACAGATCTCCCAAAACACAAGTAAACAACTACCATCccctttttgtactggggattcaatTCCAGGCCTCTACCACTAGAAATGTAGTaccccagcctcccctgcctcTACACTTTTTCCCTAATTTTGAGATaggaggctgaccttaaacttgcaatcctcctgtctcagcctcctgagtctctgggattacaggtatgcgtcACAGCCCTCAGTTTAGCAGAATTTTTAATTGATCCATTCCACGGGTGTGAGGCAGCTGTACTGCTGAATGTTTAGCTTGTTTAAATCTTtgagggggtaaaaaaaaaaatcttgaagaaaacTCTCAAAAGATGGAGACGGAAGGGCTAGGTATATAAGGGCCATAGTCAATGAAAAGGTGGGATTAAAAGTGCTCTGAAGACTTCCAACGCTGTGTCCAAAGGGTGCTACTTGCGTTTACCCTGAAGAATTTAGAAGAGGCTACAACACTCGTTCGCTGGGCCTTTAGAACGAACAGGCCAATTCTAGCATTCACAACTGGTATTCCTTTTTTGTTGGGGCGGGGGTAGGCTACAGCCGTTCAGATTTGTATTCGAACAAGACTCATTCACTCACCACAAATAAAACCACACAGAACTTTCGATGCAAGCGACAAACCCTGGTATTGACTAACTAGATGCGCTTTTGCTGCTCTGGGAGATAAGCTTAGTGAAGAGACGCAGGTAAACTGATTGAACTGCGTTTGTTCAGTCTGACCTCCAAGCACATCATAGGTTGTTTACCAAGGCTCCGACAGATCTGCTCCATCCCTAAGCATCTTAGCTGTACGTTAGAGAAGCCGTGAGAGAAGTGGCTTTCGGTTTAGCCACATGGAAAACAGCTCGCCGGCCACACAGCTCCGCCCGCTTCCCTTCTCCTGGTTTCCCAAGAAGGGCCACTAACCCGCCAAAGGCTGTGTCTGTCCAGATCCCGCCGGCCAGCCTCGCGGAGGTGGCGACTTCCAGTCCCACCACACAGGAGAACGCCGGACCCCGTGGGCTCTTTTAGGTAACGGAGACTCTCTTGCTGGAATCCCGCAACCACTCAACTTCCGCTTCCGGCAAGCAAAAGAAAAGGTTGCAGGCAAATCTCGCGATATCTAGAGTTCACCACTTTTTGCCACGCCCCGTTTCTTCCAAAGAAGGTGCGATATGCAGGTAGACTACTAGTGACTAAGCAGCAGATGCCGCGGTCTATTTATGCCCTTGTCTATTTACATGGTGGCTGGGCCAAACGCAAGTTCTAGGATGCCCAGGAGGGGCGGGAAAGGCGACCTCCGAAATGCTGGCGGGATCTGTGGAGGAGCAGGCGCGGGGAGCAGACACTACGGGACTATTCGAGCGATGTCACATCTCACTCCCGCCAGCGCAAGCCTTGGTAGTAAGATTTCTGTAGTCCCTTTGGTACATGTTTTTGCGGAAACATTCAAACTTTGCTCCACCTGCAGTGTAGGTGCCCAGCTACCTCCAAGAATCCCGCGTATTTCTTCTCAAATGTTCCTCAGGTGTACAAATGCTGAATTTCCCAAACCTAACGACCGTTTCCCTCCCAAATGATTTCCCAGACCATGCGCGCCTCTTAATACAACCAACTTGGAAACTTTAATGTCTAAATTGGATGCCCTTTCTTTCCTACCTTTGTTTCTATCAGTGGCCAAGTTCTGTCGATTCTAATCCTGCAGTAAATCCAGCATCTGTCCGATCGCCCTACCCACTGCCTACACCTAATCAAAGTTCTTACTATTATTCCTTGGTTGACAGGAATGAAGTACTTCTCATTGATGCCCTTTGTCTAACATCACCCTCCTGCCAACCTATAGATTCAGTTACCTTCAAGCATGGCTGTGATGTAAAATTATTCATTGCTCCGTTTTGCTTGTAGACTAAAAGCCAAATTTGTTAACTTGGATTTAAAacactattttcttctcttccctttttattCTCTCCCTACACATGGTAAAACAGATCATATGAAGTATTTCATGCATGAACCAGGGAAGATTCCAATTCGTTGAACCTGGGAAATTGGAACTGAAAAGGGATATCCATAGGGTAAGTTAAATTAGTTTTGCAGCAGAAATGAGCTCAGAGATCAGATTTGTAAAATTTGAGGTGATAGTGAAATATTCCAGAGAATATTTCTAGAGGGTTGACAGAAATATGGGGTTAAAGCTCAGGAAAGAGAGGCTGTGCTTAAATATGTAAATGTGTGAGTCATGCATGtactatttataaagaaaagaaggccAAGACCTATACCTAATATCCCtgatgacctaacttcctcctacTAGACcctacctctttttttaaaatattttttagttgttgatggaactttattttatttatttgtatgtggtgctgagaatcaagcccagtgcctcacctatgtTTAAGAAGCAAGAATAGGAGATGCAAAACTTGAAGACAAGTACCATAACAATTGAGAAACTAAGAAAAATGCTTCCCCACATAGTTTCAGGAATTAGGATATTTGGAAACACAGGTGTTGTCATAGGccaatttgcttttctctttgtgTGTTAGTTAGCATTCTGTCACcatgacaaagtacctgagataatcaacttactaagggaaaagatttattttg from Ictidomys tridecemlineatus isolate mIctTri1 chromosome 5, mIctTri1.hap1, whole genome shotgun sequence includes:
- the Ramac gene encoding RNA guanine-N7 methyltransferase activating subunit, which encodes MADTSEAVPNFEEMFANRFTEDDKEYQEYLKRPPEMPPIIEEWNSRSGGNQRNRGNRLQDNRQFRGRESRRGWPSDNRSNQWHGRSWGNNYPPQHRQEPYYPPQYGQYGYNPRPPYGYY